From the genome of Cognaticolwellia beringensis, one region includes:
- a CDS encoding DUF3083 family protein yields the protein MSIVRKRNAAPKAYIPVNARDNQYILAEFRLTDQLLSQLPTHINSSGSTNYYACYQALADLLFTLSNDNTITNSILVANDKLVRVRYSQEMHQWQTKQQIIFYYDPQQHVLQNSFFDANNRAKKITLVFLASGNDIRASAADFHQRVKALLGEFSEQLALPLNAIRMRDHQHLTYDIFAKSKGCNASQAHKFRPIAQRYASQDVKLAENMSSITYAIVDLTLDHRISGLVDIDSATTDPYNPLYTYLTDTFSLVAKRFNLNNGALIANGLVPLVRHSLHDLVSKVGELQMLGYNPKQSPCGIVSKWQADALVDNVQLIFVANCQNGEEQNYAKFVNQIEQAMGLFATELEIPTEKDELTLRFHQHVAFNLS from the coding sequence ATGTCAATAGTTAGGAAACGAAATGCTGCCCCAAAAGCTTATATACCAGTTAACGCGCGCGATAATCAGTATATTTTGGCTGAATTTAGGTTAACAGATCAACTGCTTTCGCAATTACCTACGCATATTAATAGCAGCGGTAGTACAAATTACTATGCTTGTTACCAAGCGTTAGCCGATTTACTATTTACCTTAAGTAACGACAATACCATCACGAATAGCATATTAGTTGCTAACGACAAATTAGTGCGTGTACGTTATAGCCAAGAAATGCACCAGTGGCAAACGAAACAGCAAATAATTTTCTACTACGACCCACAGCAGCATGTACTGCAAAATTCATTTTTTGATGCCAATAACAGAGCAAAAAAAATCACTTTAGTTTTTTTAGCATCAGGTAATGATATTAGAGCGAGTGCGGCAGACTTTCATCAACGGGTAAAAGCACTGCTTGGAGAGTTTTCTGAGCAATTAGCATTGCCACTAAACGCTATACGCATGCGTGATCACCAGCATTTAACCTATGATATTTTTGCTAAAAGTAAAGGCTGTAACGCAAGCCAGGCACATAAATTTAGGCCGATAGCACAAAGGTATGCGAGCCAAGATGTAAAACTAGCTGAAAATATGTCATCAATTACCTATGCGATTGTCGACTTAACACTTGATCATAGGATCTCTGGGTTAGTTGATATAGATTCTGCTACAACAGATCCCTACAACCCACTTTATACCTATTTAACTGATACCTTTTCATTAGTGGCAAAGCGCTTTAACTTAAATAATGGTGCACTTATCGCCAATGGTTTGGTCCCTCTTGTTAGACATAGTTTGCATGATTTAGTGTCAAAGGTAGGCGAATTACAAATGCTCGGTTACAACCCAAAGCAAAGTCCATGTGGAATTGTCAGCAAATGGCAAGCAGATGCATTAGTCGATAATGTGCAATTAATCTTTGTTGCTAACTGCCAAAATGGCGAAGAACAGAATTATGCTAAATTTGTTAATCAAATAGAGCAAGCCATGGGTTTATTTGCAACTGAACTTGAAATTCCAACAGAAAAAGACGAATTAACCTTACGTTTTCATCAACATGTTGCCTTTAACTTAT
- a CDS encoding DUF3820 family protein — protein sequence MSIDNNAELIAAINQIMPFGKYSGRKLLQLPEPYLVWFYGKGFPEGKLGEQLALIYEVKLNGLEDMLRPLLRG from the coding sequence ATGTCGATAGACAATAATGCAGAATTAATTGCTGCGATAAATCAGATAATGCCCTTCGGTAAATACAGCGGCAGAAAACTGCTACAGTTACCTGAACCCTATTTAGTTTGGTTTTACGGTAAAGGCTTCCCAGAAGGAAAACTTGGCGAACAATTAGCGCTAATCTATGAAGTGAAGCTGAATGGTTTAGAAGATATGCTGAGACCCTTGTTAAGAGGGTAA
- a CDS encoding HlyD family efflux transporter periplasmic adaptor subunit: MSLFRKEAVSHQGERLTGAITLAQPLSIKLTVLTLVLVAVAIITFLFSAEYSRKETVRGFLMPNKGVIKSFASQGGTIEKLWVKEGDTVTKGQSLATIVVQQRNSNGIDLSTQLSEQLKTQANLLADEITQHLALKVQELLNLKIQKAGLNNEKLALENQMTLADEKLHLLTEQQLDFNQLNKSGYVSNLENERQQQALLEAKQEKQNTARLQLQQQNQLNQVAFNINNIPQQYTLRINNLKRQQADLLRQLAQVASNYKYTITASNNGLVTGIQVVEGETLSQSKAQSKPLLHILPEGSELIAELLLPTRSAGFIQVGNSTRLRFDAFPYQRFGFINSEIVRIDQTLIAPNEIQLPITLQEPVYRLRAKLNHQQMQAFGKSFDLKSGMLFEADIMLEQRTLIEWLLEPIYSLRGRVS; encoded by the coding sequence ATGTCGTTATTTAGAAAGGAAGCTGTCTCCCATCAAGGTGAGCGTTTAACCGGTGCTATTACCTTAGCCCAGCCATTATCTATAAAACTTACGGTACTAACTTTAGTCTTAGTTGCTGTTGCAATTATTACTTTCTTGTTCAGTGCAGAATACTCTCGTAAAGAAACAGTACGAGGCTTTTTAATGCCAAACAAAGGTGTTATCAAAAGTTTTGCAAGTCAAGGTGGAACCATCGAAAAGCTATGGGTAAAAGAGGGGGACACAGTTACTAAAGGGCAGTCACTTGCGACTATCGTAGTTCAGCAGAGAAATAGCAATGGTATTGATTTAAGTACACAACTTTCCGAACAACTCAAAACCCAAGCGAATTTATTAGCAGATGAAATAACTCAACATCTAGCGTTAAAAGTTCAAGAGCTTTTAAATTTAAAAATTCAGAAAGCGGGTTTAAATAATGAAAAATTAGCACTTGAAAATCAAATGACTTTAGCTGACGAAAAGCTGCATTTGTTAACGGAGCAGCAATTAGATTTCAATCAGTTAAATAAAAGTGGCTATGTATCAAACCTAGAAAACGAGCGTCAGCAACAGGCATTACTTGAGGCCAAGCAAGAAAAACAAAATACCGCTCGATTACAGCTTCAACAGCAAAACCAATTAAACCAAGTTGCCTTTAATATTAATAATATTCCGCAACAATATACGTTACGTATTAATAATTTGAAGCGGCAACAAGCAGATCTCCTGCGTCAATTAGCTCAAGTGGCAAGTAATTATAAATACACTATCACTGCAAGCAATAACGGTTTAGTGACGGGGATTCAGGTAGTAGAAGGGGAAACCTTATCGCAATCAAAGGCGCAATCTAAACCTTTATTACACATACTTCCTGAGGGCTCAGAATTAATTGCAGAGCTTTTATTACCCACACGATCTGCGGGCTTTATTCAAGTTGGTAACAGCACACGTCTAAGGTTTGATGCTTTTCCTTACCAACGCTTTGGCTTTATTAACAGTGAAATTGTAAGAATTGATCAAACATTAATTGCCCCAAATGAAATACAGCTCCCTATTACATTACAAGAGCCTGTTTACCGTTTACGCGCGAAGTTAAATCATCAACAAATGCAAGCGTTTGGAAAGTCGTTTGATTTGAAAAGCGGTATGTTGTTTGAAGCCGATATTATGCTTGAGCAGCGTACATTAATTGAGTGGTTACTTGAGCCTATTTATAGTCTGAGAGGCAGAGTAAGTTAG
- a CDS encoding rhomboid family intramembrane serine protease has translation MKVPKWLYCSALPLKDRTAIEITSEVKRHSDAFMHENGQLKAWQPQQNLLINIDGYSRKLPPIYCEKLQQSIMRNLKCKHQYMFVGYLVPTIIFLINFLFLGFKIDAIEWSFIFLLMSILYAVEYYCGLNTIRGIKERALFFNWFYNSSLVGKSLLICTLFGIAIGVTQLLLFQYLGNEDEVFKVFGVMYDDLRQHQYWRLITGPLLHYSILHYLNNFLMLSMIGTLCLSLIGYKSVLVFFSGNAIGAYFQFTLGLQHLNNCGGISFGVYSLFGFILGFNFFIRKILPKGFFLSLLVIVLIGFLFSELLIINSASVGHVVGFFFGVFSNLFLFRSAK, from the coding sequence ATGAAAGTACCTAAATGGCTTTATTGTAGTGCGTTACCACTTAAAGATAGAACTGCAATTGAAATTACTTCTGAAGTTAAAAGACATTCTGATGCATTTATGCATGAGAACGGACAGCTTAAAGCATGGCAACCTCAGCAAAATCTATTAATAAATATTGATGGCTATAGCCGCAAGTTACCACCCATTTATTGTGAAAAGTTACAGCAATCTATTATGAGAAACTTGAAGTGTAAGCATCAATATATGTTTGTGGGGTATTTAGTTCCTACAATTATATTCCTAATTAATTTCTTGTTTTTAGGTTTCAAAATAGACGCCATAGAATGGTCATTTATTTTTTTATTAATGTCCATATTATATGCTGTTGAATATTATTGCGGCCTAAACACTATAAGAGGAATCAAAGAAAGAGCATTATTTTTTAACTGGTTTTATAACTCATCTTTGGTCGGAAAGTCTTTATTAATTTGTACCCTATTTGGTATAGCCATAGGCGTTACACAACTACTTTTGTTTCAGTATTTAGGGAATGAAGATGAAGTATTTAAAGTTTTCGGTGTTATGTATGATGATTTGCGTCAACATCAATACTGGAGATTGATTACAGGGCCATTGCTCCACTACTCAATATTACATTACCTTAATAATTTTTTGATGTTATCAATGATCGGTACATTATGTTTGAGCTTAATTGGATATAAAAGTGTTTTAGTATTTTTTTCTGGGAATGCTATTGGTGCCTATTTCCAGTTCACATTAGGCCTTCAACATTTAAATAACTGCGGTGGGATATCATTTGGAGTTTATAGCCTTTTTGGTTTTATATTGGGTTTTAATTTTTTCATTAGAAAAATATTGCCTAAAGGTTTTTTCTTATCTTTATTGGTTATAGTGCTTATCGGCTTTTTATTTAGCGAATTACTAATAATTAATTCTGCTTCAGTAGGGCATGTTGTTGGATTTTTCTTTGGTGTGTTTTCTAACCTATTCTTATTTAGAAGCGCTAAATAG
- a CDS encoding peptidase domain-containing ABC transporter: MIESTDVNKLSFSFDKAIPIILQSELGECGLAAMAMVASYHGHQLDMPAMRKRFSANLKGMNLQQIIDLGDSLGLASRALQCPVEDVEKLALPCILHWDLNHFVVLTKVSGKGAKFFINDPAVGKRVLTAEEFSQHFTGVCLELAPTNKFEVKQEQVRMKFTQLWSSMSDLKAGLFKLIGLSLVLQLFALMAPYYMQWVVDEVLISFDKPLLTVLAIGFALIAIISVVTNAVRSWLILRLSSLLNMQMGVNLLRHLLRLPMNYFESRHIGDIVSRFGSLAQIRERITTGFVETLVDGVMAITVLIMMALYSLKLTAVVLVAIALYTIVRLALYRPLHQATEEMIQNSAKEQSNFLENIRGMQTIKLFGNESQRQGVWQNRYAEVINSEIRLGRLNISFDSFNKLLFGLENVLVIYFAAIMVMSNSLSVGMVLAFIAYKGQLTSRFANLIEQIIQFKMMRLHLDRIADIALTDQEANREGEATFADEPKGKIKLENISFSYSEDQAPILDNVNLTLEAGESIAITGPSGAGKTTLMKIMLGLLQPTSGRVYLDGKDINQLGLKNYRKHIAAVMQDDTLLAGSIADNISFFDPQPNYLKIEQCAHLAAIHEDVNKMTMGYNSLVGDMGSNLSGGQIQRLLLARALYQTPCVLFLDEATSHLDKDNETKISEQIQHLPMTRVMIAHRQETINMVEKVYVLNHGTLIDINDSISEAIS, encoded by the coding sequence ATGATTGAAAGCACTGATGTAAATAAATTGAGCTTTTCATTCGATAAGGCGATACCTATTATTCTGCAATCAGAACTTGGAGAATGTGGACTTGCTGCTATGGCGATGGTCGCAAGCTATCATGGTCATCAGCTCGATATGCCAGCTATGCGTAAGCGTTTCTCTGCTAATTTAAAAGGCATGAATTTACAGCAGATCATTGATTTAGGTGACAGTTTGGGCTTGGCCAGTCGTGCCTTACAGTGCCCAGTTGAAGATGTAGAAAAGTTGGCGCTTCCATGTATATTGCACTGGGATTTAAATCACTTTGTTGTCTTGACTAAGGTCTCAGGCAAAGGCGCTAAGTTTTTCATTAATGATCCCGCAGTTGGCAAGCGCGTCTTAACTGCAGAGGAATTTAGTCAACATTTTACCGGTGTTTGCTTAGAGCTGGCGCCAACTAATAAGTTTGAAGTAAAACAAGAACAAGTTCGAATGAAGTTCACTCAGTTGTGGAGCTCAATGTCTGACTTGAAAGCAGGACTATTCAAATTAATAGGCTTATCGCTTGTTTTGCAATTATTTGCCTTAATGGCGCCCTATTATATGCAATGGGTGGTTGACGAGGTCTTAATTAGTTTTGATAAGCCATTACTGACTGTCTTAGCTATTGGCTTTGCTTTGATCGCTATTATTTCTGTGGTGACTAATGCAGTACGTAGTTGGCTTATTTTACGTTTATCAAGCTTGCTTAATATGCAAATGGGAGTGAATCTGCTTAGGCATTTATTGCGCTTGCCGATGAATTATTTCGAATCACGACATATCGGTGACATTGTTTCAAGATTTGGCTCTTTAGCACAAATACGCGAACGTATTACCACGGGTTTTGTTGAAACGCTTGTTGATGGTGTTATGGCAATTACTGTCTTAATTATGATGGCACTTTACTCTTTGAAGTTAACTGCCGTGGTACTTGTGGCTATTGCCTTATACACGATAGTCCGGTTAGCTTTATATCGCCCACTACATCAAGCTACAGAAGAAATGATTCAAAATTCAGCTAAAGAACAATCTAACTTCTTAGAAAATATTCGTGGTATGCAAACCATTAAACTCTTTGGGAATGAATCGCAACGTCAAGGTGTTTGGCAAAACCGTTATGCGGAAGTTATTAACAGTGAAATTCGTTTAGGTCGATTGAATATCAGTTTTGACTCTTTTAATAAATTACTATTTGGATTAGAGAACGTATTGGTGATTTATTTCGCTGCTATAATGGTCATGTCTAATAGTTTATCGGTAGGTATGGTATTGGCATTCATTGCCTATAAAGGACAATTAACCAGTCGATTTGCTAACTTGATAGAGCAAATTATTCAATTTAAAATGATGCGTTTACATCTTGACCGTATTGCCGATATTGCGTTAACAGATCAAGAGGCTAACCGAGAAGGCGAGGCTACCTTTGCTGATGAGCCCAAAGGTAAAATTAAATTAGAAAATATTTCTTTTAGTTACAGTGAAGATCAAGCGCCTATTTTAGATAATGTTAACTTAACGCTTGAAGCAGGAGAGTCCATTGCTATAACGGGTCCGTCAGGTGCGGGTAAAACTACTTTAATGAAAATTATGCTGGGGTTACTGCAACCAACATCAGGAAGAGTATATCTTGATGGCAAAGATATTAATCAACTTGGTTTGAAAAATTACCGTAAGCATATAGCGGCTGTGATGCAAGACGATACCCTGTTGGCAGGCTCTATTGCAGATAATATTAGTTTTTTTGATCCTCAACCCAATTATTTAAAAATAGAACAATGTGCTCATCTTGCCGCTATTCATGAAGATGTTAATAAAATGACTATGGGCTATAACTCGCTTGTGGGTGACATGGGCTCTAATTTATCAGGTGGCCAAATTCAACGCTTATTGCTTGCTCGTGCGCTCTATCAAACACCATGTGTGTTATTTCTGGATGAAGCGACAAGTCACCTAGATAAAGACAACGAAACTAAAATAAGTGAACAAATCCAACATTTACCCATGACACGAGTCATGATTGCTCACCGACAAGAAACCATTAATATGGTTGAAAAAGTATATGTGCTCAATCACGGAACGTTAATTGATATCAATGACAGTATTTCTGAAGCTATCAGCTAA
- the folA gene encoding type 3 dihydrofolate reductase, with translation MTILSMIVAHANNRVIGKNNDMPWHLPADLAYFKKTTLGKPIIMGRKTFQSIGRPLPGRKNIVISRDESYQVAGVDVVNSVEAALALVVDSEEVMVIGGGAIYQHCLAAAQRLYITHIDADIDGDTYFPEYDLSVWKKVASDIRPSDEKNQYQLDFSVYEKS, from the coding sequence ATGACCATACTCTCAATGATAGTCGCGCACGCTAATAATCGTGTTATCGGAAAAAACAATGATATGCCGTGGCACTTGCCGGCGGATTTGGCTTACTTTAAAAAAACGACCTTAGGTAAACCCATTATTATGGGGCGAAAAACATTTCAATCTATTGGGCGGCCATTACCGGGGCGGAAAAATATTGTAATTTCGCGAGACGAGAGCTATCAAGTTGCAGGCGTTGATGTGGTAAATTCTGTTGAAGCAGCTTTGGCTTTGGTTGTTGATAGCGAAGAAGTGATGGTTATTGGTGGTGGTGCCATTTACCAACATTGTTTAGCGGCGGCGCAACGCCTTTATATTACCCATATAGACGCCGATATTGATGGCGATACATATTTCCCTGAATATGACTTATCGGTTTGGAAAAAAGTCGCTAGCGATATTCGCCCGAGTGATGAAAAAAATCAATACCAATTAGATTTTTCGGTTTATGAAAAATCTTAA
- a CDS encoding methyl-accepting chemotaxis protein, translating to MKLTVAMKIIGGFTIISLLLFLTSAISWNSLSTIGHATKQQNELAIPTLKESNNLANNLTSIGNLTLRAYYQTSLAPLAENYNAFDADKNNFRAHLKKLKEIVQNEASLLANLRKVDPIYNSLENEIDKVLSNRKLAIEQHITLSEKIDIIEEKADDTATILLDLGDHELASSTLQRAVSLAERLETLLNSIVSSSFEYREVKDQQSASLVASEIENSFNDIKKSVDDVVNELNLKGITDIPDELTDSFASLQGYITGSDNIFSNKNNQLNAIQAATASLKSAENGINSANAILATQVDLANETTMATGTLVEKSVSEGTRNTFVITLISVALAIIIAFITLTSITRPLKRVNEMLNVVASGDLSRKLDESGNDEFAELSHNCNLLIDSLRNLIQSIVSRSIQLATAAEQTSAVTAQSTTAIEEQRMQVEQAASATTEMSSTAQSVLSSANDALGEIKQADDEAERVKVISGRNRHTIELLATEVESASQVINKLQEDSASIGGILDVIRSIADQTNLLALNAAIEAARAGEHGRGFAVVADEVRTLASRTQVSTQEIQNMIEVLQGGAEKAVSVMAQGKEQATNCVEQSIQAEQALDTITHAVHEAFDRSSQIATAAEEQSVVAHEISENLESIVAIAEQTTAGSKQTAESSSEVARLAEELQQSVQEFKL from the coding sequence ATGAAATTAACCGTAGCGATGAAAATAATTGGTGGTTTTACCATTATTTCCCTTTTACTCTTTTTAACCAGCGCAATATCATGGAATAGCTTAAGCACTATTGGTCATGCGACTAAACAGCAAAATGAACTTGCCATACCAACGCTAAAAGAAAGTAATAACTTAGCTAACAATCTAACGAGTATTGGCAACCTAACCCTACGCGCATACTACCAAACTTCACTAGCTCCACTCGCCGAAAACTATAATGCTTTCGATGCTGACAAAAATAATTTTAGGGCACACCTAAAAAAATTAAAAGAGATTGTTCAAAACGAAGCAAGTTTACTCGCAAATTTACGCAAAGTAGATCCTATTTACAATAGCTTGGAAAACGAAATAGACAAGGTACTTAGTAATAGAAAACTTGCTATAGAACAACATATTACTTTGTCTGAAAAAATAGATATTATCGAAGAAAAAGCAGACGATACAGCGACTATTTTACTCGATCTAGGCGACCACGAACTTGCATCATCAACATTACAACGTGCCGTAAGTTTAGCTGAACGTTTAGAGACCCTACTCAATAGCATTGTTAGTTCATCTTTTGAATATCGTGAAGTTAAAGATCAACAGTCTGCATCTTTAGTCGCTAGTGAAATTGAAAACTCATTTAATGACATTAAAAAATCAGTTGATGATGTAGTTAATGAATTAAACTTAAAAGGCATAACTGACATTCCAGATGAATTAACAGATAGTTTTGCATCATTACAAGGTTACATCACAGGTAGTGATAATATTTTCAGCAATAAAAATAACCAACTAAACGCCATTCAAGCGGCAACCGCAAGCTTAAAATCAGCAGAAAACGGTATCAATAGCGCAAATGCAATATTGGCCACACAGGTAGATTTAGCTAATGAAACGACAATGGCAACAGGCACTTTAGTTGAAAAGTCTGTTTCTGAAGGCACACGCAATACTTTTGTTATCACTTTAATTTCAGTTGCCCTTGCTATCATTATCGCGTTTATAACTTTAACCAGCATTACCCGCCCTTTAAAGCGTGTGAACGAAATGCTTAATGTCGTAGCATCAGGCGACTTGTCTCGTAAGCTTGACGAAAGTGGTAATGATGAATTCGCTGAATTGTCACATAACTGTAATTTATTAATTGATAGCCTGCGTAACTTAATTCAAAGCATCGTCAGTCGCTCAATCCAGCTAGCAACAGCTGCAGAGCAAACCTCAGCGGTAACAGCCCAAAGCACGACAGCAATTGAAGAACAACGCATGCAAGTAGAACAAGCCGCCTCTGCGACCACTGAAATGAGCAGTACGGCACAGAGTGTACTTTCAAGTGCAAATGATGCCTTAGGTGAAATAAAACAAGCTGATGACGAAGCTGAACGTGTAAAAGTTATTTCTGGCCGTAACCGTCATACTATTGAATTATTAGCCACTGAAGTAGAGTCTGCTTCACAAGTTATTAATAAATTACAAGAAGATAGCGCATCAATTGGCGGGATTCTTGACGTAATTAGAAGCATTGCAGACCAAACTAATCTCCTAGCACTAAATGCCGCGATAGAAGCCGCTAGAGCTGGGGAACACGGACGTGGGTTTGCGGTTGTTGCTGATGAAGTAAGAACCTTAGCGAGCCGGACTCAAGTGTCGACCCAAGAAATTCAAAATATGATTGAAGTGCTACAAGGCGGTGCAGAAAAAGCCGTTTCTGTTATGGCTCAAGGTAAGGAACAAGCAACGAACTGTGTTGAGCAAAGTATTCAAGCAGAACAAGCACTCGATACTATTACACACGCGGTGCATGAAGCCTTTGATCGTAGTTCACAAATAGCTACAGCAGCTGAAGAACAAAGCGTGGTTGCCCATGAAATAAGCGAAAATCTTGAGTCAATTGTGGCCATTGCTGAGCAAACTACAGCAGGCTCTAAACAAACGGCAGAATCGAGCAGTGAAGTAGCCCGTTTAGCTGAAGAATTACAACAATCAGTACAAGAATTTAAACTTTAA
- a CDS encoding symmetrical bis(5'-nucleosyl)-tetraphosphatase codes for MAVYFVGDIQGCYSELDALLTKVGFSNNSDQLYVAGDLVARGPNSLETLRLIKSLGNNAKVVLGNHDLHLLAVYQGIKKVKKQDHLSTLLSAPDVADLMHWLIQQPLIQKLPDEEVYMSHAGLSPQWTPQQAFEQAQIAHQHLSSSASQAWLSNMYGEQPTSWQNADDELGRFRYTINSLTRMRYCFADGSLDFSCKESPSSAPKELSPWFEFQHVSDDTQWVFGHWAALMGHCPAKNIYALDTGCVWGQHLTMLRWHDKRLFTEQSHKN; via the coding sequence ATGGCAGTTTATTTCGTCGGTGACATTCAAGGCTGCTATAGCGAACTAGATGCTTTATTAACAAAAGTTGGTTTTTCAAATAACAGCGACCAACTTTATGTTGCGGGTGACTTAGTTGCCCGCGGTCCTAACTCTCTTGAAACATTACGCCTTATTAAATCGCTTGGAAATAATGCTAAAGTAGTTTTGGGCAATCATGACTTGCATTTACTTGCCGTTTATCAAGGTATTAAAAAAGTAAAAAAGCAAGATCATCTATCGACATTATTGTCAGCCCCTGATGTGGCAGATCTAATGCATTGGCTAATTCAACAGCCACTGATTCAAAAATTGCCCGACGAAGAAGTTTATATGAGCCATGCAGGACTTTCTCCGCAGTGGACACCGCAACAAGCTTTTGAGCAGGCACAAATAGCACATCAACATTTAAGTTCTTCAGCAAGCCAAGCATGGTTAAGCAACATGTATGGCGAGCAGCCCACAAGTTGGCAAAACGCCGACGATGAGCTGGGCCGTTTTAGGTATACCATTAATTCTCTAACCCGTATGCGTTATTGCTTTGCTGATGGCAGTTTAGACTTTAGCTGTAAAGAGAGTCCTAGTTCTGCACCAAAAGAATTATCACCTTGGTTTGAATTTCAGCACGTATCCGATGATACTCAATGGGTATTTGGTCATTGGGCTGCTTTAATGGGTCACTGCCCAGCTAAAAATATATACGCACTTGATACTGGCTGCGTTTGGGGGCAACATCTGACTATGCTTAGATGGCATGATAAAAGGTTATTTACCGAGCAATCACATAAAAACTGA
- the apaG gene encoding Co2+/Mg2+ efflux protein ApaG produces the protein MSNDKVASVADIQVSVVTDYIAQQSIEAEQQFVFSYTITVTNNSAETVQLLSRYWLITDANGDSSTVTGEGVIGQQPFIKTDQSFTYSSGCVLKSPLGNMQGHYQMRTDSAELIQVDIPVFRLAKPNILN, from the coding sequence ATGAGTAATGACAAAGTAGCGTCGGTCGCTGATATTCAAGTTTCAGTAGTTACTGACTACATTGCTCAGCAATCTATAGAAGCAGAGCAACAGTTTGTTTTTAGTTACACCATTACTGTTACAAATAATAGTGCAGAAACGGTGCAACTTCTCAGTCGCTATTGGTTAATTACCGACGCTAATGGTGATTCTAGCACCGTGACTGGTGAAGGTGTTATAGGCCAGCAACCTTTTATTAAAACCGATCAAAGTTTTACTTATAGTAGTGGTTGCGTATTGAAATCTCCATTAGGCAATATGCAAGGACACTATCAAATGCGCACAGATTCAGCAGAATTAATCCAAGTTGATATTCCCGTATTTCGCTTAGCAAAGCCCAACATCCTAAATTAG
- the rsmA gene encoding 16S rRNA (adenine(1518)-N(6)/adenine(1519)-N(6))-dimethyltransferase RsmA: MSKNSHLGHQAKKRFGQNFLHNEAIISDIVDAINPEPGENLVEIGPGLGALTEPVIDRAGQLSVIELDRDLAHRLRHHPFLAPKLTIYEEDALKFDFAQLASDEKPLRIFGNLPYNISTPLIFHLLTFKDKVKDMHFMLQKEVVQRMASGENCKAYGRLSIMTQYQCQVIPVMEIGPEAFKPAPKVDSAIVRLVPHKTIKNPVKDINSLNKVCLAAFNQRRKTIRNSFKKLISVEQLTELGIDPGLRPENLALADFVMLANFVTDNPVELDDE, translated from the coding sequence ATGAGTAAAAATTCCCATTTAGGTCATCAAGCCAAAAAACGCTTTGGACAAAACTTTTTACATAATGAAGCCATAATTAGCGATATCGTTGACGCGATTAACCCAGAACCAGGTGAAAACTTAGTTGAAATTGGCCCAGGTTTAGGCGCACTTACCGAGCCTGTTATCGATCGTGCTGGCCAACTCAGCGTGATTGAGTTAGATAGAGATTTAGCGCATAGATTACGTCATCATCCATTTTTGGCACCTAAGTTAACGATCTATGAAGAAGATGCTTTGAAGTTTGATTTTGCTCAATTAGCCAGTGACGAGAAACCGTTACGCATTTTTGGTAATTTACCTTATAACATTTCAACGCCGCTTATTTTTCACTTACTGACTTTCAAAGATAAAGTAAAAGATATGCACTTCATGCTACAAAAAGAAGTTGTTCAACGCATGGCTTCGGGTGAAAATTGTAAAGCTTATGGCCGTTTGTCGATCATGACACAATATCAATGCCAAGTTATTCCAGTAATGGAAATAGGGCCAGAGGCCTTTAAGCCAGCACCGAAAGTAGACTCTGCTATTGTCAGATTAGTACCGCATAAAACCATTAAGAACCCAGTTAAAGATATTAACTCTCTTAATAAAGTATGTTTAGCCGCATTTAATCAGCGTAGAAAAACTATTCGTAACAGCTTTAAAAAACTTATTTCTGTCGAACAGTTAACGGAGTTAGGTATAGATCCCGGACTACGCCCTGAAAACCTAGCGTTAGCCGATTTTGTTATGTTAGCTAATTTTGTTACTGACAACCCGGTAGAACTAGACGATGAGTAA